The Sphingosinicella flava genome includes the window ATCCATGAGACACCCCAGCTGCCACTGAACGCTGATGAAACTAAGAAGGTGCTCACCAAATGAGCCTTGCCCACTATATCAAATCCTTCACTCTCTGGGAGTTCGTGAAGGCGCATTGGCTGACCTTGAAATATTTCTTCAAGCCCAAGGCGACGATCAACTACCCCTATGAGAAGAACCCGCTGTCGCCTCGTTTCCGCGGCGAACATGCGCTGCGCCGCTATCCCAATGGCGAGGAACGCTGCATCGCGTGCAAGCTCTGCGAAGCGGTCTGCCCGGCGCTCGCGATCACGATCGAGGCCGAGCCGCGCGAGGACGGCAGCCGCCGCACCACGCGTTACGACATCGATATGACGAAGTGCATCTATTGCGGCCTCTGCCAGGAAGCCTGCCCGGTCGACGCGATCGTCGAAGGGCCGAATTTCGAATTTTCCACGGAAACGCGCGAGGAGCTCATCTACGACAAGGCGAAGCTCCTTGAAAATGGCGACAAGTGGGAGCGGGTGTTGGCCGCGAACATTGCCGCCGACGCGCCTTACCGTTAAGCCGCCACCCGAATCCAAAGGGGCACGATAGAAACGTGATACAAACGTTCACATTCTACCTGTTTGCGACGATCGTGATCGCCAGCGGCGCGCTGACGATCCTGTCGCGCAATCCGGTGCACAGCGTGCTGTGGCTGATCCTCGCTTTCTTCAACGCCGCCGGTCTGATGCTGATCGTCGGCGCCGAGTTCATCGCGATGCTGCTCGTCATCGTCTATGTCGGCGCTGTCGCGGTACTGTTCCTGTTCGTCGTCATGATGCTCGACGTCGACTTTGCCGAACTCCGTGCTGGCTTCGTCCGCTATGCAGGGTTTGGCGCCGCGGTCGCCCTCGTCCTTCTCGTGGAAGTGGTTCTGGCCGTCGGCAGCTGGAACGTGGGCGGTATCGAGGTTGCCCGCAAGGCCGCGCCCGTCGATGCGGCCGTGCCGAACATCCAGGCACTCGGGACCGTGCTCTTCACCCGCTATCTCTACATCTTCGAAGCGGCCGGACTCGTCCTGCTCGTGGCGATGATCGGCGCGATCGTCCTCACGCACCGCACCCGTAGCGGCCTTCGTCCGCAAAAGCCTTCGGAGCAGATTCGGCGCCGTCCGGAAGATGCAACCCGCAACATGAACCCCGGTATCGGGCAGGGGGTGGAACTGTGATCCGCACTTCCCACCCACATCCGTTCGCTTCGAGCGAAGTCGAGAAGCGGGTCGCCCGGCAGATGCGTGTCTCGACTACGCTCGACACGAACGGGTTTCTTGTACTTTATAGCGGAGGGCGGGCATGATCGGCCTCGGCCACTATCT containing:
- a CDS encoding NADH-quinone oxidoreductase subunit J; amino-acid sequence: MIQTFTFYLFATIVIASGALTILSRNPVHSVLWLILAFFNAAGLMLIVGAEFIAMLLVIVYVGAVAVLFLFVVMMLDVDFAELRAGFVRYAGFGAAVALVLLVEVVLAVGSWNVGGIEVARKAAPVDAAVPNIQALGTVLFTRYLYIFEAAGLVLLVAMIGAIVLTHRTRSGLRPQKPSEQIRRRPEDATRNMNPGIGQGVEL
- the nuoI gene encoding NADH-quinone oxidoreductase subunit NuoI; this encodes MSLAHYIKSFTLWEFVKAHWLTLKYFFKPKATINYPYEKNPLSPRFRGEHALRRYPNGEERCIACKLCEAVCPALAITIEAEPREDGSRRTTRYDIDMTKCIYCGLCQEACPVDAIVEGPNFEFSTETREELIYDKAKLLENGDKWERVLAANIAADAPYR